A genomic stretch from Pararhizobium sp. IMCC21322 includes:
- a CDS encoding tetratricopeptide repeat protein has product MNDKEKWENPASDIPEDAVSPGSILPKPARADSVAPEVRSPETRGREVGAPEVGGPDVRPRANDPLPIIDRNQGAAGQPSTAKAADTFAADAQDRLAETPIIAKPKPKPGRRILGLCVAAVIGAAAVLGYQYFGPKPEVESFAACVDRSVPNLQAVDGQKLSVILLPLINDAENIQSGLVQSALETFEGSDGPLIQVQTVDCALVDDAGSLLKLASIASENSVEIARKTGADVLIWGEVLPDDQLLELRMNYPVDSGRAHFATDQLALKTDFGTDQETVFAAKIWSMSTVVDRLDADSISDGMAATLEALTPISVNPKPELSLQQLGNLYHALGDAEYVLGLQTEDSNRLESAIDHYRSAAEMFERYRFTDDWARNQNDMGVALTALGKKDNRNQEIGLAITALQDAIVEMPRSRAPLMWAQLQGHLAEALNTLGTRDANNQMLADAVSAYRLALTVQDRENYPVQWGTTQHNLGAALQALGQRAGDPAILEDAVIAYRAALEVRTAENLPKDHAITQINLGSTLMSLGARAQNTELVSEAVVAYRAAIDQLDKENSVIEWATAQHSLGNALALLAEQNDSTDNLDAALMAFSLALESFDRQTDPTRWAVTQNNIGNVLHTMGDRRRDPEAVIAAIAAYEAAVSVLSETAPAYAERVVESLARAQVLQQTIAQSN; this is encoded by the coding sequence GTGAACGACAAAGAAAAGTGGGAAAATCCGGCGTCTGATATTCCGGAGGATGCAGTGTCCCCGGGTTCCATTCTGCCAAAACCAGCCAGAGCGGATTCTGTAGCACCTGAAGTCAGGTCGCCTGAAACCAGAGGGCGTGAAGTTGGGGCGCCTGAAGTTGGAGGGCCTGACGTTCGACCGCGGGCAAACGATCCCTTACCAATTATAGATCGAAACCAAGGTGCTGCCGGGCAGCCATCAACCGCGAAAGCCGCGGATACATTTGCGGCAGACGCTCAAGATCGCTTGGCAGAAACGCCCATCATTGCCAAACCCAAACCCAAACCGGGCAGGCGTATTCTGGGGCTCTGTGTGGCAGCTGTAATTGGTGCGGCCGCAGTTCTGGGTTATCAGTATTTTGGTCCCAAGCCGGAGGTCGAGAGCTTTGCGGCCTGTGTTGATAGGTCCGTACCAAACCTTCAAGCCGTGGATGGTCAGAAGCTGAGCGTCATTCTACTGCCATTGATAAATGACGCGGAAAACATACAAAGCGGTCTTGTGCAATCCGCTTTAGAGACGTTCGAGGGTTCAGATGGCCCCTTGATACAGGTGCAAACTGTGGATTGCGCGCTGGTTGACGATGCAGGCAGCCTACTGAAACTTGCATCGATAGCCAGTGAAAACAGTGTCGAGATCGCGCGCAAAACGGGCGCAGATGTGTTGATCTGGGGAGAGGTGCTGCCAGATGATCAACTTCTTGAATTGCGGATGAACTATCCCGTCGATAGTGGGCGCGCGCATTTCGCAACAGATCAACTGGCTTTGAAAACCGATTTTGGCACCGATCAGGAAACTGTATTCGCTGCGAAAATCTGGTCAATGTCGACCGTGGTAGATCGCCTGGATGCTGATAGCATATCGGACGGGATGGCAGCGACTCTGGAGGCACTTACACCGATATCGGTAAATCCCAAGCCTGAATTATCGCTTCAGCAACTCGGCAATCTCTATCATGCATTGGGCGATGCGGAATATGTTCTTGGTCTGCAGACAGAAGATTCCAATCGATTGGAAAGCGCAATTGACCATTATCGCAGCGCTGCAGAAATGTTCGAACGCTATCGTTTTACGGATGATTGGGCGCGTAACCAGAATGATATGGGCGTCGCCCTGACGGCCCTTGGCAAGAAAGATAACCGCAATCAGGAAATTGGCCTGGCCATTACCGCATTGCAGGATGCGATTGTCGAAATGCCGCGCAGCCGCGCGCCCCTCATGTGGGCACAATTGCAGGGGCATCTGGCAGAGGCCCTGAATACCCTTGGCACCCGCGATGCTAACAATCAGATGCTGGCTGATGCGGTTTCCGCCTATCGTCTTGCGCTGACTGTACAGGATCGGGAAAACTATCCGGTTCAATGGGGAACAACACAGCATAATCTGGGAGCAGCGCTGCAGGCTCTGGGGCAAAGAGCTGGCGATCCAGCCATATTGGAAGATGCAGTCATTGCGTATCGTGCGGCGCTTGAGGTGCGCACAGCAGAGAATCTGCCTAAGGATCATGCCATAACCCAGATAAACCTTGGCTCAACGCTCATGAGCCTTGGCGCGCGCGCGCAGAATACCGAATTGGTGAGCGAGGCAGTTGTCGCCTACCGCGCAGCTATTGATCAATTGGACAAGGAAAACTCGGTCATTGAGTGGGCGACAGCGCAGCACAGTCTCGGGAATGCCCTGGCGCTTCTTGCTGAGCAGAACGACAGTACCGATAATCTGGACGCGGCGCTCATGGCCTTCAGCCTGGCATTGGAAAGTTTTGACCGGCAAACAGACCCGACCCGGTGGGCGGTAACGCAGAATAATATCGGCAATGTACTGCACACTATGGGAGATCGCCGTAGGGATCCCGAAGCTGTTATTGCCGCTATAGCGGCCTATGAAGCGGCGGTTTCGGTGCTCTCAGAAACAGCCCCTGCTTACGCTGAACGCGTGGTTGAGAGCCTGGCTCGGGCTCAGGTTCTTCAGCAGACCATCGCTCAGAGTAACTGA
- a CDS encoding branched-chain amino acid aminotransferase, whose translation MTDWSQTWTWLDGTWLEGNAPILGPRSHAMWLGSSVFDGARAFEGVMPDLELHCGRVNRSALALGLEPTMQAEAIADLAREGLKRFEPGAELYVRPMYWAEEGGFMSVPPNPQSTRFALCLYVLPMPKLSGFTATTTVFQRPTINSMPVNAKAGCLYPNNGRMLREAQATGFDNALCCDGLGNVAEFATANAFMVKEGKVATPVPNGTFLDGITRQRIIALLRGAGLDVLEASLTYDDFRTADEVFSTGNYSKVMPVTRFEDRTFEPGPISALARELYWQFAHS comes from the coding sequence ATGACTGACTGGTCACAGACATGGACCTGGCTTGATGGAACATGGCTGGAGGGCAACGCCCCTATATTGGGGCCTCGGAGCCATGCAATGTGGCTGGGGTCCAGCGTGTTTGATGGCGCGCGCGCCTTTGAAGGTGTGATGCCGGATCTGGAATTACATTGTGGACGCGTGAACCGATCCGCTCTTGCATTGGGGTTGGAACCAACCATGCAAGCAGAGGCGATTGCGGATTTGGCCCGTGAGGGGCTTAAACGTTTCGAGCCCGGCGCTGAGCTCTATGTCCGCCCTATGTATTGGGCAGAGGAGGGAGGCTTCATGTCCGTGCCACCTAACCCCCAAAGCACACGTTTTGCGCTTTGCCTTTATGTGCTCCCGATGCCAAAGCTGAGCGGCTTTACAGCTACCACGACTGTGTTTCAGCGCCCCACGATCAATTCGATGCCGGTGAATGCGAAAGCCGGGTGCCTTTACCCAAATAATGGTCGGATGCTGCGGGAAGCGCAGGCGACAGGTTTTGACAATGCGCTGTGTTGCGATGGGCTTGGCAATGTGGCTGAATTTGCAACAGCTAACGCGTTTATGGTGAAGGAGGGAAAAGTCGCCACGCCTGTTCCCAACGGCACGTTTCTAGACGGAATCACTCGGCAAAGAATCATTGCATTGTTGCGTGGCGCGGGACTTGACGTTTTGGAAGCGTCATTGACGTATGATGATTTTCGCACCGCAGATGAAGTGTTCTCAACCGGCAATTATTCCAAGGTAATGCCTGTCACTCGATTTGAAGACCGCACTTTTGAACCTGGCCCAATTTCAGCTTTGGCGCGTGAACTCTATTGGCAGTTTGCGCATAGCTAA
- a CDS encoding BA14K family protein: protein MKRKNYLFSTFSSLLVAVFMIATYSSAASAHGSKYRQNYKGGIILGFGSHGVFGGVKTRGGKYGRRSHCHGRSYCHRHANRGYHNHNKRGVKTYPRHTAPRYYRSRRGSAHVNWCDNRYRSYDIYTDTFQPYKGGRKRCNSPFD from the coding sequence ATGAAACGCAAAAACTATTTGTTTTCAACCTTTAGCAGCTTGTTGGTGGCAGTTTTCATGATTGCCACATACTCATCTGCTGCGAGTGCGCATGGTTCAAAATACCGCCAAAATTACAAGGGCGGAATCATTTTAGGCTTTGGAAGTCATGGCGTATTTGGCGGCGTGAAGACGCGCGGTGGCAAATATGGCCGTCGGTCACATTGCCATGGCCGCAGCTATTGCCATCGTCATGCCAATCGTGGCTATCACAACCACAACAAACGCGGCGTAAAAACCTATCCTCGGCACACAGCTCCACGTTATTACCGGAGCAGAAGAGGGTCGGCGCATGTGAATTGGTGTGATAATCGTTATCGTTCCTATGATATCTATACTGATACGTTCCAGCCTTATAAGGGTGGCCGCAAACGGTGTAACTCACCATTTGATTGA
- a CDS encoding cytochrome c codes for MIKIGVVLGLLGLGVFWYLTMPQQLAADDLPAHTADADRGEYIFAAGGCSSCHAAPGAKGDDKLILAGGLRFETEFGTFIAPNISPDPTAGIGSWSPLAFVNAVTRGVSPDGAHYYPAFPYTSYSKAKLTDVLDLKAYMDTLPPVPDAAPANDVGFPFNVRRGLGLWKVLFADFSAFEDDSSQSEQVNRGAYLVNALGHCGECHTPRNPLGAIDRNLAFAGAPNPDGKGFIPNITPHSDGLGSWSAGDIAYALESGFTPDFDSLGGSMADVVENTAKLTTEDRDAIAAYLKSVPEHPKTQTQ; via the coding sequence TTGATAAAAATTGGAGTCGTTCTGGGCTTACTGGGTCTGGGTGTCTTCTGGTATTTAACGATGCCGCAGCAGCTTGCTGCCGATGATCTTCCTGCACACACTGCAGATGCAGACCGCGGTGAATATATTTTTGCCGCAGGTGGCTGCTCTTCGTGCCATGCAGCACCGGGTGCCAAAGGCGATGACAAGCTGATTTTGGCAGGCGGCCTGCGGTTTGAAACAGAATTTGGGACGTTTATCGCGCCCAATATTTCTCCAGATCCCACTGCAGGAATTGGCTCCTGGAGCCCGCTTGCGTTTGTAAACGCAGTCACCAGAGGCGTCAGTCCTGATGGTGCGCATTACTACCCGGCATTCCCATATACGTCCTATAGCAAGGCAAAACTCACCGATGTGCTTGATCTGAAAGCCTATATGGATACGTTGCCGCCGGTTCCCGATGCTGCACCTGCAAATGATGTCGGCTTTCCCTTCAATGTGCGTCGCGGTTTGGGGCTCTGGAAAGTTCTCTTCGCGGATTTCAGCGCCTTTGAGGACGATTCGTCACAAAGCGAGCAAGTGAATCGCGGTGCCTATCTGGTCAATGCGCTTGGCCATTGCGGTGAATGCCACACACCACGCAATCCACTTGGTGCCATTGACAGAAACCTGGCATTTGCCGGTGCCCCGAACCCGGACGGCAAAGGATTTATTCCAAATATCACACCGCATTCCGATGGTCTTGGCAGTTGGTCTGCAGGAGATATCGCTTACGCGCTTGAAAGTGGCTTTACGCCCGACTTTGACAGTCTGGGTGGCTCGATGGCGGATGTTGTTGAAAATACAGCAAAGCTGACCACGGAAGACAGGGATGCCATTGCAGCGTATCTGAAATCTGTGCCGGAACATCCTAAAACCCAAACTCAGTAA
- a CDS encoding cytochrome c translates to MKNLLKLAVIAGLASASTFSYAAGDPIAERQAMMKSVGAATGAAAGMVKGETEFDARVAMLALRTMNAVSLGYGSKFPEGSDTGDTKAGPAIWSDPDGFAAAIAKFQTDTAAAIAAPAADLDTFKAQFGMVTANCGACHKTYQIPK, encoded by the coding sequence ATGAAAAACCTCTTGAAACTGGCTGTGATCGCGGGCCTGGCCAGCGCCAGCACATTTTCCTATGCAGCGGGAGATCCAATTGCAGAGCGTCAGGCCATGATGAAATCAGTGGGAGCCGCGACAGGTGCTGCGGCTGGTATGGTCAAGGGCGAAACCGAATTTGATGCCCGCGTTGCCATGCTCGCATTGCGCACCATGAACGCGGTTTCGCTTGGCTATGGGTCCAAATTCCCCGAGGGTTCCGATACAGGCGATACGAAAGCTGGCCCCGCAATCTGGAGCGACCCGGATGGATTTGCGGCTGCGATCGCAAAATTCCAGACCGATACGGCTGCTGCAATTGCGGCTCCAGCTGCAGATCTTGACACTTTCAAGGCTCAGTTTGGCATGGTTACTGCGAATTGCGGTGCGTGCCATAAAACCTACCAAATACCTAAATAA
- a CDS encoding superoxide dismutase, which produces MAFELPDLPYAYDALAPYMSAETLEFHHDKHHNAYVTAGNGMIEGTDYANMSLEDVVKKSHSDNPGLFNQAGQHFNHIHFWKWMKPNGGGSIPGNLEAKIIEDLGSVADFRDAFMTAGKTQFGSGWCWLALKNGKLEIMKTPNGENPLIHGATPLLGCDVWEHSYYIDYRNLRPKYLEAFVDNLVNWEYVTELYEKAS; this is translated from the coding sequence ATGGCTTTTGAACTTCCCGACCTCCCCTATGCTTATGACGCATTGGCACCTTACATGTCTGCCGAAACGCTCGAATTCCACCATGACAAGCATCACAATGCTTATGTGACTGCCGGCAATGGCATGATCGAAGGCACCGACTACGCCAACATGTCCCTGGAAGATGTGGTCAAAAAAAGCCACTCCGACAATCCGGGACTGTTTAATCAGGCTGGTCAGCATTTCAATCACATCCATTTCTGGAAGTGGATGAAACCAAATGGCGGCGGTTCGATTCCTGGTAATCTGGAAGCAAAGATCATCGAAGATCTGGGCTCCGTTGCGGATTTCCGTGATGCCTTCATGACTGCTGGTAAAACCCAGTTCGGTTCTGGCTGGTGCTGGCTGGCGCTGAAAAACGGCAAGCTGGAAATCATGAAAACGCCAAATGGCGAAAACCCACTGATCCACGGCGCGACACCATTGCTGGGATGCGATGTTTGGGAGCACTCCTACTACATTGATTACCGCAATCTGCGCCCGAAATATCTGGAAGCCTTTGTCGATAATCTGGTAAATTGGGAATATGTGACAGAGCTTTACGAAAAAGCCAGCTAG
- the ispH gene encoding 4-hydroxy-3-methylbut-2-enyl diphosphate reductase produces MSAAEKPPLMLYLAAPRGFCAGVDRAIKIVELALKAYGPPVYVRHEIVHNKYVVDGLRRQGAVFVDELDEIPETDQPVIFSAHGVPKSVPESAAARNMLYIDATCPLVSKVHKEAQIHRKRAREILLIGHKGHPEVIGTMGQLPQGAVTLIETVDDAETIQPKEPENLAWITQTTLSVDDTREIVKVLQRRFPSVVGPHKEDICYATTNRQEAVKAIAPKSDAVFVVGAPNSSNSQRLREVAERSGARSAHLVQRASDIDWQQIEGVRTVGLTAGASAPEVLVDEVIDAFRSRFDVTVQLERTVDEDVVFTLPRALREKVNQLDAAG; encoded by the coding sequence ATGTCCGCAGCGGAAAAACCGCCATTGATGCTCTACCTTGCAGCGCCGCGTGGCTTTTGTGCTGGCGTTGACCGGGCCATCAAGATTGTCGAACTGGCGCTGAAAGCCTACGGGCCACCTGTCTATGTCCGTCACGAAATCGTTCACAACAAATATGTGGTTGATGGTCTGCGCCGTCAGGGCGCTGTTTTTGTAGATGAGTTGGATGAGATTCCGGAGACAGATCAGCCGGTGATTTTCTCAGCCCATGGTGTGCCGAAATCTGTTCCGGAAAGCGCAGCTGCACGGAACATGCTTTATATCGATGCGACCTGTCCGCTGGTTTCCAAGGTCCACAAAGAAGCCCAAATTCACCGCAAGCGTGCCCGTGAAATTCTGCTCATTGGCCACAAGGGTCACCCGGAAGTTATTGGTACAATGGGGCAATTGCCCCAAGGGGCAGTCACCCTGATTGAAACTGTAGACGATGCTGAAACCATTCAGCCCAAAGAGCCGGAAAATCTGGCGTGGATTACGCAGACAACTCTGTCGGTTGATGACACCCGCGAGATCGTAAAGGTTCTGCAGCGGCGTTTTCCAAGTGTGGTCGGGCCACACAAGGAAGACATTTGCTATGCCACCACAAACCGGCAGGAAGCGGTGAAGGCCATTGCGCCAAAAAGTGACGCAGTGTTTGTGGTGGGTGCTCCGAACTCTTCAAATTCCCAGCGGCTGCGAGAAGTTGCAGAACGCAGTGGCGCCCGGTCTGCCCATCTTGTGCAGCGGGCAAGTGACATTGACTGGCAGCAAATTGAAGGCGTGCGCACAGTGGGTTTAACAGCTGGTGCATCCGCTCCCGAAGTTCTGGTTGATGAAGTGATCGATGCCTTCCGCTCCCGCTTTGACGTTACGGTGCAGTTGGAGCGCACAGTGGATGAAGATGTCGTCTTCACTCTGCCAAGGGCTTTGCGCGAGAAAGTAAACCAACTGGACGCTGCGGGTTAG
- the thrB gene encoding homoserine kinase, protein MAVYTDVSDEALQQFLMLYDIGALTSCKGIAEGVENSNFLLGTDRGQFILTLYEKRVDVEDLPFFLGLMDHLAAKGLDCPVPIHDKSGDTLNTLEGRPAAIISFLDGMWVKRPNVEHCTMVGQALAELHKDGQDFGIARANSLNQASWRPLFEQSRDRANEVLRGLAQTIDAELEYLDLNWPHDLPSGVIHADMFPDNVFFLNDKFSGMIDFYFACNEMLAYDLAICLNAWCFERDNAFNVTKARALIEGYRSVRALTLDELHALPILARGASMRFLLTRLHDWLRVPPGALVVPKNPLEYLKKLRFHMDVDSISAYGVDP, encoded by the coding sequence ATGGCGGTTTACACAGATGTCAGCGATGAGGCGCTGCAGCAATTCCTGATGCTTTACGATATCGGTGCGCTGACATCGTGCAAGGGCATTGCTGAGGGGGTGGAAAATTCCAATTTTCTTTTGGGCACTGATCGGGGACAGTTCATTCTCACCCTGTATGAAAAACGGGTGGATGTTGAGGATCTGCCATTCTTCCTGGGGCTGATGGACCATCTTGCTGCCAAGGGTCTTGATTGCCCTGTGCCCATTCACGACAAATCCGGCGACACGCTCAATACGCTTGAGGGACGTCCGGCCGCAATCATCTCTTTCCTTGATGGCATGTGGGTCAAACGACCAAACGTTGAACATTGCACCATGGTGGGGCAGGCGCTTGCCGAGCTTCACAAGGACGGCCAGGATTTTGGGATTGCCCGGGCAAACAGCTTGAATCAGGCAAGCTGGCGACCCTTGTTCGAACAATCCCGTGACCGCGCCAATGAAGTCCTGCGCGGGCTGGCCCAGACCATTGATGCCGAGCTGGAGTATCTCGATCTGAATTGGCCCCATGACCTGCCGAGCGGCGTAATTCATGCGGATATGTTTCCCGACAATGTGTTCTTCCTGAATGACAAATTCTCGGGAATGATTGATTTTTATTTCGCCTGCAACGAGATGCTGGCTTACGATCTGGCGATCTGCCTCAACGCCTGGTGTTTTGAGCGTGACAACGCGTTTAACGTGACAAAAGCACGCGCATTAATCGAGGGCTACCGTTCCGTTCGCGCACTAACACTGGACGAGTTGCATGCGCTGCCAATACTGGCGCGCGGCGCATCCATGCGTTTCCTGCTGACACGTCTTCACGATTGGCTGCGCGTGCCGCCAGGCGCTCTTGTGGTGCCTAAAAATCCCTTGGAATATCTTAAGAAACTGCGCTTCCACATGGATGTAGACAGTATTTCTGCCTACGGAGTTGACCCATGA
- the rnhA gene encoding ribonuclease HI, whose amino-acid sequence MSDKKVVIYTDGACSGNPGPGGWGAILTYGDTSKELYGGEPDTTNNRMELTAAIEALNALKKPAQAELWTDSQYVKGGITSWIHGWKKNGWKTSARKPVKNVELWQALDEALKRHDVSWHWVKGHAGHDMNERADELARTGMAPFKD is encoded by the coding sequence ATGAGTGACAAGAAAGTTGTGATCTACACGGATGGAGCCTGTTCAGGGAATCCGGGACCGGGTGGCTGGGGTGCAATTCTCACTTATGGCGATACAAGCAAAGAGCTTTATGGCGGTGAGCCGGACACGACCAATAACCGCATGGAGCTGACAGCTGCGATTGAAGCGCTGAATGCGTTGAAAAAACCAGCCCAGGCAGAGCTTTGGACCGACAGCCAATATGTCAAAGGCGGCATAACGAGTTGGATTCATGGCTGGAAGAAAAACGGCTGGAAAACCTCCGCTAGAAAGCCGGTAAAAAACGTCGAGCTGTGGCAAGCGCTGGATGAAGCCCTGAAGCGCCATGATGTCAGCTGGCACTGGGTCAAGGGCCATGCGGGCCACGACATGAACGAACGGGCCGATGAGTTGGCCCGCACAGGCATGGCACCGTTTAAGGATTGA
- a CDS encoding S9 family peptidase — MSSTPPFAEKRPTSYTHHGISVEDAYAWLRADNWQDVMRDPSGLAPDIRTHLEAENAYTSASMADTEALQEKLFEEMRGRIKEDDSSVPSPDGAYAYLTKELTGAQHPLLVRTPRDGGAESVLIDANVEAEGLAYFKLGGASHSPDHSKLAWTADRKGSEKYRLNIRDLSNGNELADQIEETTGAAIWDADSSGVFYTVLDDNHRPCKVFYHKLGTDQSEDHLVYEEPDAGFFLGVGKTLSGEYILLDSHDHETSEVRVVRANAPKAAPQLIAARQTGVEYSVEHHEEQFYILTNRDGAEDFKIVTTAISSPAPENWSDLVRHRAGTLILSLTLYTHHMVRLERFDGLPRIIVRDLASGDEHSVAFDEEAYALGVSDGLEFDTDTVRFSYSSMTTPAQVFDYQMVDRLRTLRKTQEVPSGHTIEDYRTRRIFALAADGERVPISILYHKDTKLDGTAPCLLYGYGSYGISMPAGFSVTRLSLVDRGFIYAIAHIRGGKDKGDRWYRDGRRDKKVNTFKDFIAAGRFLALENFTSEGLIIAHGGSAGGMLMGAVANMAPDLFAGIIAEVPFVDVLNTMLDDTLPLTPPEWPEWGNPLTSKDDFKTIQDYSPYDNVTAKDYPAIVALGGLTDPRVTYWEPAKWVARLRELKTDDNLLMLKTNMDAGHGGASGRFDRLKETAFTTAFALKIAGWTQD, encoded by the coding sequence ATGTCGTCAACACCACCCTTTGCCGAAAAACGTCCTACGTCCTACACACATCACGGCATCTCGGTTGAAGATGCCTATGCATGGCTCCGGGCGGATAATTGGCAAGACGTTATGCGTGACCCCTCCGGTCTCGCGCCGGATATAAGAACGCATCTGGAAGCAGAAAATGCCTATACCAGCGCTTCCATGGCAGACACAGAAGCGTTGCAGGAAAAATTGTTTGAAGAGATGCGTGGCCGTATCAAGGAAGATGACAGTTCCGTCCCCTCGCCCGATGGTGCCTATGCCTATCTGACCAAGGAGTTGACCGGCGCTCAGCATCCGCTGCTGGTGCGTACCCCGCGTGATGGCGGCGCAGAAAGCGTGCTGATTGATGCCAATGTGGAAGCGGAAGGCCTTGCCTATTTCAAGCTTGGTGGTGCCAGCCATTCACCTGACCACAGCAAGCTGGCCTGGACAGCTGACCGAAAAGGATCAGAAAAGTACCGCCTGAACATCCGTGATCTTTCCAACGGGAATGAACTGGCGGACCAGATTGAGGAAACCACCGGAGCTGCCATTTGGGATGCGGACAGCAGCGGTGTTTTCTACACTGTCCTTGATGATAATCACCGTCCCTGCAAAGTCTTTTATCACAAGCTTGGGACCGATCAGTCCGAGGACCACCTTGTTTATGAAGAGCCGGACGCCGGGTTCTTTCTGGGCGTCGGCAAAACCCTTTCAGGCGAATATATTCTGCTCGACAGTCATGATCATGAAACGTCTGAAGTGCGCGTTGTTCGTGCAAACGCCCCCAAGGCTGCTCCGCAGTTGATTGCTGCGCGGCAAACCGGCGTTGAGTATTCCGTTGAGCATCATGAAGAGCAGTTTTACATTCTGACCAACCGCGATGGCGCAGAAGACTTCAAGATCGTGACAACAGCAATTTCCAGCCCTGCGCCGGAAAACTGGAGCGATCTGGTACGGCACAGGGCCGGAACGCTGATCCTGTCGCTGACACTTTACACGCATCACATGGTGCGGCTGGAGCGGTTTGACGGCCTGCCACGGATCATTGTGCGAGACCTTGCATCCGGAGACGAACATTCCGTTGCGTTTGATGAAGAAGCCTACGCACTTGGCGTGTCTGACGGGCTTGAGTTCGACACTGATACTGTTCGGTTCTCTTACAGTTCCATGACCACGCCTGCCCAAGTGTTCGACTATCAGATGGTCGATCGGTTGCGGACACTGCGCAAAACGCAGGAAGTGCCGTCCGGCCATACAATTGAGGACTATCGCACGCGGCGTATCTTTGCATTGGCAGCAGATGGTGAACGCGTGCCGATTTCCATCCTTTACCACAAGGATACAAAGCTGGATGGCACTGCGCCCTGCCTGCTCTATGGCTATGGGTCCTATGGCATCAGCATGCCTGCAGGCTTTTCAGTGACGCGCCTGTCACTGGTAGATCGTGGGTTTATTTATGCAATTGCCCATATTCGCGGTGGTAAAGACAAGGGTGATCGCTGGTACCGTGACGGACGACGCGATAAAAAAGTCAATACGTTCAAAGACTTCATTGCTGCAGGGCGTTTCCTGGCTTTGGAAAACTTCACCTCTGAAGGACTCATTATTGCACATGGCGGTTCTGCAGGCGGTATGCTGATGGGTGCCGTTGCGAATATGGCACCGGATCTGTTTGCTGGTATTATTGCCGAGGTTCCCTTTGTCGATGTTCTCAACACCATGCTGGACGACACGCTGCCCTTAACACCGCCAGAATGGCCGGAATGGGGTAATCCGCTGACAAGCAAAGACGATTTCAAAACCATTCAAGACTATAGCCCTTATGACAATGTCACGGCGAAAGACTACCCGGCCATCGTTGCGCTGGGCGGTCTGACCGATCCGCGTGTGACCTATTGGGAGCCGGCCAAATGGGTGGCTCGTCTTCGTGAGTTGAAGACCGACGACAATCTGCTGATGCTGAAAACCAATATGGATGCCGGCCATGGCGGCGCATCCGGGCGGTTTGATCGGTTGAAAGAGACCGCGTTTACGACCGCGTTTGCATTGAAAATAGCGGGTTGGACGCAGGATTAA
- the msrB gene encoding peptide-methionine (R)-S-oxide reductase MsrB: protein MTKQNRTPTITKTDEEWREQLTPEQYHVTRRHGTERAFTGPDWDQKADGLYKCVCCDTPLFRSETKYDSGTGWPSFYAPVDEESVNEFKDRKLFNTRTETRCATCDSHLGHVFPDGPQPTGLRYCMNGQALSFKADENH, encoded by the coding sequence ATGACAAAACAAAACCGCACACCGACCATCACAAAGACAGATGAAGAATGGCGTGAGCAGCTTACGCCCGAGCAATATCACGTCACACGGCGCCATGGCACAGAGCGTGCATTTACTGGACCGGATTGGGACCAGAAGGCAGATGGCCTATACAAATGCGTCTGCTGCGACACACCCTTGTTCCGCTCGGAAACCAAATATGATTCAGGCACCGGCTGGCCCAGCTTTTACGCGCCGGTTGATGAGGAATCGGTCAACGAATTTAAGGATCGGAAGCTTTTTAACACACGTACGGAAACGAGATGTGCCACCTGCGACTCGCATCTGGGCCATGTGTTTCCCGATGGGCCTCAGCCGACAGGTTTGCGTTATTGCATGAACGGTCAGGCTCTGAGTTTCAAAGCTGACGAAAACCATTGA